The following is a genomic window from Leishmania braziliensis MHOM/BR/75/M2904 complete genome, chromosome 6.
CCCGTGCACGCCACTAACAACCCGAAGACCGTGGATGAAGCGGCTAATCAAGAGCTTACAGAGCTTCTCGCCGACCTCGTCGGAGCATGTGGATCTGTTCAGCAAGATGACGCTGGGGGACTTTGGCTTCTACGTTAGCGACACAGACGCAATGCGATACATGGCGTACAACACCTATCCCATTGCAGAGCACGCCTTCCATCTTGAGAACGCACTGCACCAACACAGGCTCAGCACCAGGACGACACAGGTCTCCCCCATGGCCTGGAAGTCGTCAAGTAACGACGTCATCGGCTGCTCGACGCTCTACCAGGACGAGGCAGTCACATTGTGCTGGTTTGTGATACCGCCTGGCAgggcactgccgctgcacgaTCACCCGGGTATGACGGTGTGGCAGCGCGCCATGCACGGCCGACTGCATATCTACTCCATCGCTCGTGCAGCCACCTCACAAGCCGGCGCCAGTGCACTGGCAGCGCCAATTAACGGCACTGTGCTCTTCGACGGTGAGGTAGAGGGGATCGGGCATGCGATTCCGGCGTCAGATGTGCTGAAGTTTACGCCCGcgggaagcagcagcggcgtgctgCATGAAATTCGCAATATCGATGCAGCGCAGCCCGCCTTGTTTGTGGACATCATTTCGCCTCCGTACAACCAAGCACCGTCCAACATTCCATGTGGCTACTACACTGCCGAACCCCTCGATGCCACTGCCACACTTCTGCCCTCTCTCGACGAGGACTGTGGTGTGCGCCATCAGCTGAAGGCGGGTGACAAGGTGCGCCTGCACCCCCGCAGCAACTACAGCGGTCCCGCCATGGATGCATTCGTGCGCATTGGGTGAGGAAGAGCGttgggagggaagaaaaacgcAAGACGAGGTCGCAGACGAAGGTGATAGAGAAGCGGCGAGGGACCGCAGCCATACACCAGGTATGTTTGCAGTACCAACAACGGAGTCCATGCCATTGCGAAGTGATGCCCAGCATATGGCCTTGTCCTCACATTCGATCCTGTCATTCCTCTCTACCACCttgtttcccccctccttgctcacgtcccctcccctcgctcttcctccctggGCCGTGGATCATACACATCACCATCACGGGTACACAAATGCATCAGCACAGCGTACCCGCCACACGGACTGAGGTGGCGTGGGGGCGCAACTCCAGCCGTGTTGCGGGCGAAGTGGAGTGCAAGCCACAAGGAGCAgtccacccacgcacgcgcccaTGCGTCCAGACCTTCTCGCCCAGCACTGTCGCCTGGTCCCCACTCTTCTCTCGAGAACTCCCATTgctccccttcctcgcttaccccccccctctgcgctCACACGCTGCTCTCATCAATACGCGGCGTGTTCATTCCCCCCCTTACCCGGAGCAGCAACTCTCAGCTGTCATTGCGCCACCCGTCATTACGCCCTCGTCGGTAACTATCATAGCTGCCGTTCGTGTTGGGGTAAGTGAGAaggtgtctctctgtgcatcGCTCGCTCGACATCAGCCCCTTTCCCTTGTCTCTTGGCACTCCGTTCTCTTCCGTACGCTCTTTCCTCGTCTTCCACCTGCAACTACTGCGACCCAGGGCACGTTACCGATGCTCTGCCGCAGTCTGAGCATGCGCGCACCGTCGCcggcggctgcgcacgcgAATGAAGTGATTGTGTCCGGCGGAGGGGTTGTAGGGGCCGCCATGATGGCCTCTctacagcagctgcgcagccatcttcacagcagcagtgccggccaaggaggcggaggtgccgcGTCGCTCCTGACCTCGCAGCTGACCCATCTGATGCTGGTAAACTCGGGGAAGCGGCCGGTCTACGATGCTGCCAATATGATGGACAGACTTCGCACCGTCAGCATCACACCCGTATCCAGCAAGATCATCGACAACCTCGGCGCCTGGGACCGACTCACCACCAAGCACCCTTACTACCGCATCGCCGTGCGCCACGAGCAGGCGAACAGCCCCTACCTCGGCGCAGGAagtcgctcctcctccttcttcatGACCAGTGTCTTGGGCAACAGCACGAGCTCTGAGCCTCTCCTGGAGTTTACTGACCTGCGCAAGCCGGTCGGGTTCATCTGCTTCAACACAGAACTCAACAGCTGCATGATGGATGTGGTGGAGGCTCAACAGTGCGCCCTTGCCGACAccggcgccgacgccgctCATGACACGGTCTGTTTTGGGGCGCGCCTCGAGGGGGTGCGGATCCCGAGCCAGGGGACTCTTGGCGGGCCGTGGGGATCGGCAAAGCTTGCTGTCGGCGAGACCACCACCGATGTCACCTttggcctcctcctcggctgcGAGGGACGTGACAGCCCACTACGCGACGTCCTCTccacgccagcgctgcagcacgacTACGCACAGGCGGCATTTGTTTGCACCGTGCGACTGGAAAAGTCAGACGACGGCAACGTGTGCGCCTTTCAGAACTTCTTCCGCGATGGAAAAATCGTTGCAATGCTGCCGACCTCTGAGGACATGGCGAACATTGTCTTCAGCAccacgccgcagcacgcgaaggagctgctggcgagcACCCAGGAGGACCTCGTCGCGGAGCTGAACCGCCGTCTCTGCGCATTCGCCTCCAACGACATACCGAAGATCCTCGAAGTGCCACAGAGCAGCACGTCAGATGGGAAGGTGCGTCGCGCGCAGGGATCCTTCCCGCTTAAGCTGAACGTGGCAACCACTCCCTACGCCCCACGCGCAATCCTActcggcgacgcggcgcacAGTATTCACCCCTTTGCTGGCCAAGGCCTCAACCTCGGCATCTACGACCTCTGCGCCCTCACTTCGGTGCTGGAGCAGGCAATCCGTAGCGGTCAGGACGTTGGCAGTAGCGTCGCAGTGGGGCAGGTGTTCGCTGGTCACATGCTCAGCCACACGGCACCCGTTATTACCGGCATGGAGGTAATCAAGAAACTCACGTACTGGACGCCTGGCCTGGCCTCGGTCGGGATGAAGGCGCTCAACAGCATTCCAGTCGTCTCCACGTTGGCGAAGGACGCCATTCTGCAGGTGTCCTCTGGCGCCCTGTTCGCTGCACAGCACAGGCGCTCTTACCTCCTTCAGTAAGTCCCCACGGCGCCTGTGGTCGCCTCCACTGGCGCACATTTCAGAAATGGACTGGAAAAGAGTTGTGCCGCGATtagcgcccccccccccccccggcaggcGAGGGAGCCTCTCGGCTGGTCAGCGCTTCAACTCACTTGTGAGAAGAGACGGACGCTGTTCTCCCAACGTCTCCGCTTTCTGCCACACAGCAGGGGCTTACCTCCACTCTGCCTCCGGTCCTCTCACAGACCCATCGTatggtgcaaagcagccgcaggcacgTACCTTACAGCACTGTGGCGATTCAGTCATCTGAGGACCGTCTGTGCCTCAAACGCTACCCCACGTGCGGGGTGGCGCAGGGCTCCCCACAGCAGTAGATACTGAGGAGCGAGTGATATGCGTTCGAGTCGTCTTGACGTTTGGCCTATCGGATCGCGATGTCCCACGCCTGTTACCTGTCGTGGGCCGCTCTGACTCCCCCCGTCGTGGGTCCGTGTCTCTGAGAAGCCGCGCGCAGAGGCGTCCCCCGCCATCGGCGTAGGAGGGGGACACACCGGTAGTAAAATACCGGCGAATGAGTTTGGGTGGGTGGACAAGGAGGAGGTTTGAGGGCAGCGCTCCCTTCGCCACTTTTGCCCCcgctcctctctgtgtgctcACATCGCtgacctcctccctctcagTCATCACACCATCTGAAGTGTGACCGGAATCAAGGCAAGGGGAAAACAAGCGACTGGGCGTGATCGACTGAGGCGGAAATGAGGTCCGAGTCGCAACAGTTGTCATAAATGGCCTCGGCGACAAAGATGCCCTCACCGCAGGGCTCACATCCATCGGAGGCGCGCAGCACTGTTGTCtgcgtctctcctctctctgcacgtGTGCAGCGGTCACGAGGGCCTTCCCTCTTGCTGTCTCTTTTGGAGTTGAtgtctcctctccttccccaaCCACttgtccctccctctctcacttgCCCTcttgcccacccacccccttccaCACCACCATTGGTGCTGCACTTTCTCTCGATGGTGGGGGCGATGGCGGCAACACACCGCACcacgcacacgagcacgCACGCAGTTGTACTCATCCGTatacccctcccctccccctccctccatgGCCACGAGCGCAGAGGACGGCCGCGTTGCCTATGAGGCTCTCACAACAGCACAGAAGGCGGAGCTCGCCGCttgggtgagagagaagctgGACAGAACGAATGGCGCCTCACAGTGGCGGCAGTACACGCAGGAGATGATCCGCCAGGCCATGGCACGCCGAGCCGCATCCGGCGTGTCACTCGACGCCGGCGACATCCTTGATGAGATTATGCCGCACATTCGCTCTGCTATCCCACCAGAGGTGCGTGAAGGCCTCTTCCGCCGCGTTACAACGCATCTGTACTCGTAGAACACGGAGCCTACGCGCACcgatgctgcagcagcagagcccACCCCAGCCGCGTTGCTCCCAGATGAGGATGTGTAAGACCATGCACGAGAAGAAACAGAGCAAAATTCGGTCGACAACGCACGAAGCAATGGAAAACCAGAGAGACAACGACCTTCGCGTCCCTCTCCCAGTGtacgcctccctcccctccttgGCCTTTGGTCTGCAGGGGATCCCTGTAAGCAACGACGCTGGCCTGTCCCGTCAGCGGCTTTTCTCTCCAAGTCatctcacccctctctctacacaGGTGGAAATGCACGTTGCCCTCCTCAATTACGTCACTTCTATCTTGTCTcgctcaccctctccctctctctgacCCCCTTCCCCGAGCGTAACTCGCACGTATGCGCGCCAAAGCACCTGCGTGAGTAGCTACGTAAGCACCTCTCATTTCGTTTGTTCTTCGTGCGACTCCATCTAACGCGGAGGGAGTTCCTTTCTGATCGCTGCTCATTCGCCAcctgcccttctctccgcTTCTCCACGCTGCAGTGCGTTGAGACGAGTGTACGTGTCTGTGTGCACAGCGCTGCGTTGACGACTTCGCCCCTgctccttcctcctttcctaTATCTCCTCCTCCGGGGTTCGATGTCGTCGGTGTCCAATGCGGAGATTGTGAAGCGTATCCGTGAAGGAAATCAGAAGcgcagggaggaggagcgcaagaagcagcagctggagcaggagTATCTCGAGGTTGTTACGAAGAAGCTGAGCGAGGAGCGGCAGAGTCGCAGCCCGACGCAGTTCCTGCCATGCATCCTCATCTGTCTCCTCTTCGTGAGCTTCCCGCTCTCCGAGCAGGTTGTTGACTGGTGTCTGGTGGGGATCTTCTGCGTTCTCAACACGCTCCTTGCGTGTGTCTTCGCCAACCCGTCGGAGTGGCTAAACATCGCCTCCATTGTCCTCATCAACTTCTTCTTCGTCCGCTTCTCTAATGAGATCTACAACATACCGCAGCGACTGACTCAGGTGCCGCCCATCCTGCTTCTCAATTACGTCGCCATAAACCTGCTCATCATCGCCGCGGCGTACTTCCTGTACGTGAGCCCGCGCTACCTTCGCTTCTCGCGCAGCTACGGCGGGAAGCTTGGGCGCCAGACGTCTGACAAGCGCAAGGGTCGCCATGCACAGGAACAGGACGTGCTGGAGGCGTTTGCAATGCAAAAGGCGGAGGCCGAACGACTGgacttcctcctctgcctgctCTTACTGCTAAATGTGGCTGTGCTCATCTACGTTGATGTCATCCCCCTTCACCTGGTTTTACAGAATGGACTTAGCGTGTTTCGACTGCTGCGGTAGAGAAGAgacgccccccacccccaccccgctcGCCTGTGTCTGCGTGGGTACTCCTGTGTGGGACCGCGGCGTCTCTCGGTTGGTGCGTTGTGCCGCCATGAGCGctacttctctcctcctaTGGTGTTTCTTccgcttctttttcctctgtgcttttctcttcgtGCTTTCCCTGCCCGCACAGCCTGCTCGCCGTGTgacctccgcctctgccacgCCATGGCACGCTTCTGTGCGCATGCGCGGCCTCCCCTCACTTGCTGGATACACTTTTCTCAGGGGAAGGCCCCATGCGTGCTAGCGATGGGCTCTATGCCTGTGTGCGTATTTCTCTGCACCGCTGGTCTTCCCTGCGCTGCAGAAAACAAAAcgggaaaagagagcaacagAGACTCAGCAGACCCAGCGCAGCTTCAGAAGACGTGTGTGGCACTCCCCAGCGAAGAGCTATCACAAGCCGTGGCCGCCACTTCatgccttctctctttccccgcgTGACTGAGCTTCATGCACACCCATACCTCGATGGAATTGTGTGAAAGCAGAATGACGCCGTTTCGCAGGGGAACccacctgctgctgtcctcgTGGGGTTTTGTGTCCACATCGCACGGttgccacctctctccctctctctctcccgcatCCCTTCCCTGCTCCTCTTTTCATTTTCCCTCTATCCTTCGCTTTCTTCAGAAGCACTTCcccctctgctgccgctgtcatTAAATATTATTTGCCATccctgcagctccgcatcTTTTGATCGCACATACGCACGGTATCGGtctctcttccgctctctccGTGCCGATTTCCTTGAGCGCTTTCGCCGCACGTCTTGAACGACAAAATGGGGCGACGTCGTAACCCAGGCGGCAGAGGTCACGGCAACGCCGCAGCGAAGAACAGCCCGCCAGATAGCGAGGCACGGACGTCGACCCCACCGCCAGGGATTAGCGACACTGAAGGGGGGAATGCAGCGTGCGCCTCGGCAGAGGCGGAAACCaaagcagcacagccggcCACCATGATGCCCTCTGTACAACCCGCGCAGGAACCAGTCGCCGCAGAAGTGGCAGCAGGGGATGAGTCGAACATAGCGGGCGCCGTGGCAGCGCTCAACGCGTATGCCTACCAGAGTGCCGTCAACGCGACCACGACCACAGGTATCGTGGTCGAGGACGACATCGACAAGGAGTCCGCGCCGACGGTGGGCTCCACAGTCACTCCGGTTTCGCCTCCTCGTGTGTCTGGCAAGAAAGTGGTCTTCACATCGGCCGTGAGTGTCGACCCCTTGAGTGAGAAGAAGTTGCGCGAGGCGCGATGTGTGGAGTCGGTGTGCGCCTACTGTACTGTCGTGTAGGGGACTAACACGATGATAAAAGGAATAGTCATCCCTTTGCCCGGCTGCGCCCACGGGCGCCCTAGCCGATTACTTAGCACTGTGTGGGCTTGACGTGGGGGACGGGAATTCCCCCACTATGTTGGCTCTGTTTCATGCGCGGGCATCTAAAACGTATTGATGCCGAGGCGCGCCTTTCCCTGTGCCCCCTGCCCCCATTCGGTCTGTCcggcgcccctcccccctttcgcgTTCTTcggcgcctgcgccagcCCCGGTTTGGTTGGGGGCCCGCGCGGGGCTCGGGTTGGGTGCGGAGTGGGGCCTGGGCCTTGTGCGGGGGGTGAGGTCGGGTTGAGCGGGGTGGGGGCCTGGTGCAGGGGGCGAGGTCGGGTTTGGTGGGGCGGGGGCCTGGTGCGGTGTGGGGCCTGGGCCGGGCGCGTGCCGGCGCCGGCCTGTTTTGCAAGGGGGCGAACACCGCGCCGCGCGCGGATGcgggaaaggagaaagaggcccGACGAAGGACGACGTTATTATCGAAACTGATTTTGTTCTTGCGACCAACCGACTGTGTCGATcacgggggaggggtggcggACTAGGAGAGAACACGGGTACAGAAAGCACGAGCAGCCTTCATTCCGTTTTTTCGAGAGTTATGTGCGTATAAGAAACGGTGTAGGTTCACCATCtcgggaaaaaaagaaaacataGGGAGGAAAAAGCAGCCGAGACCTTAAAGTTCAGGACTACATCGAACTAAAAGGCAACGACCACTGCAGGTTTGCATGTTTGGAGAATTACTCAGAAAAATCATGCGAAAATAAATTCAAGCAACATATAGCAAAGCATCGGAAGGGCAACGCGTCAAGGGCGTAACGAAAGTATCGTAGCGCTGAATTGCgtgcactcacacacacgcacgcaacTGACTCTACAACTACATCGACATGCCAAAGAGCTTTCCTTCTCAATGTTTGGGTTTGAAAAGAAAATTTTGTATGCCTCAGCTGAACATTTTGacaggtgcagcggcggagcCGCGCTACATCCCTCCTCAGGCCTTTGGCGCCTGTGCATCCTGCTGTTTGGTCTCTGGTCGTTGCTCTTCGCATTCgacgggtgtgtgtggtttGAGATCAGAGCACTGCCGCCCCTTAGTGACCTCGGCGTCCTCTGGGACGACATTGCCGTCGATGTCAATGCGGTCGCAGATGCGTGCCTTCGGCAGCAACAGGAATGCGAGTGGAACGACGAGCAGCGGTGTGCACAAGTGGCCCGTTATGATCAAGTATGGGACGTTCGTGAAGTTGCACGGTATCCTTGCAGAAACAGGCCAGAAGTTCTCTATGAGAAGGGAACCGATGGCGAGGGACATTGAGTTGCCGGCACTGTTGAAGCCAGCCAAGAGCGCAAAGGCGATCGTTTCTGTGCCGCGCGGGCAGAGACGGGACATGAGGATCTGCGCCGGCATCAAAGACATCACAAAGCAAATCTCGTACACGATGGCGTCACCAAGGATATAGAGGGCGTGATCAGGGATGCCAATGTACAAGTTCCACCGCTTGACGATGATCAGATCAAAGATCGAGCCCAACACCTGCAAGAGTGACGTCACGATGAAGACAAAGGCGTACCTGTGCTTCGAGAAGAAGTACTTGAAGAGAACGGCACCAGTCACACCACCGACATCCGTGATGAGGGCGCCGACAGTCTGGTAAAACGTGTACGAGAAGTGCGGGCCATCCGGCAGGCAGGCGGGCTTCGCGAGGTAAAAGTTGGAGAGCGCGCCAGGGATCTGCAAGTACAAGAGAGAGTTAAGGTAGATAAAAACAGCTGCCTTTGCGATGACAAGCGGGAGCGAGACGAAGGCGCCAACCACGAACACGAGGGCGATAGCAATGCAGGCGTACAGGAGCTGCCGCCGGGTACCGAGCACGGTAACACAGACCTGGGCAAGAATGCCACACGTCATGATCAGCGCGTACGCGATGAGCCTCCAGTTCCGCACCGCAACGTCAACGTTCACCTCCACTGCGCCACAGAGGTACGAGTAAATCCTCGGCTCCACAAAATCTGTGTCGTCATCCTCTCCGGAGGCACCGACTGTCTCGACCATTGCGAGTCCCTTCACGCCATCAGAGTCCGCGATGGGCTCCACCACGCGACCATCAACAGCCTTGgcggcctgctgctgcttcaagCGCTTCAGTTCCTGAAACTCCATGAGGGCGTCCTTGCAGCGGTTCGTGCGGTTCTTCTTTTCATCGTACAGGTTGAAAATGAAGAAAAAGAGTGTGACAaactgcagcacagccgaCAAGATGATGCCAACGTACGTCAGTTTGGCATCTGACAAGGGTCCCATAATGCAGGAGGCGATGATGGTGCCGACAAACGTCATGGCCCACACCCAGCTTACCACCGCCGGACCCGCCTTGGGATTTTGACGCATCGAGCGACTGAAGTGGCCCTGGGACAGAATGTCGATATTGGCCTTCGCGAAGCAGGTGAGAAATACAAACGCCGCGGCTGCGTTTGCCGACGACTCCTTCGCAGGCAGCAGTGCATACGCCAGAGCGGCCGCGGTGCCCAGAACTGCCGAGAACGCCATGTACCACCGCTTCGTGTAGCCAAAGAGCGCGATCACGTCCGCAATCGAGGCGATGAACGGCTTCAGCGACCACCCAAGACTGTACATGCTGGCAAGACGTTGATATCGTGCAACGTTCAATCCGTAGTGGACGATGAACATTGGTTGGCGAGAGACATTAATCATTCGGCTGGCTGCGCCCTTCGACAGCGTGTAGGACa
Proteins encoded in this region:
- a CDS encoding putative pteridine transporter codes for the protein MASAQPAQETRNGSATDHHEDDAAETVRAEYEHPTATKWFRAAPCLRYIPLFGEVTTAFGPKFALSLGLSYTLSKGAASRMINVSRQPMFIVHYGLNVARYQRLASMYSLGWSLKPFIASIADVIALFGYTKRWYMAFSAVLGTAAALAYALLPAKESSANAAAAFVFLTCFAKANIDILSQGHFSRSMRQNPKAGPAVVSWVWAMTFVGTIIASCIMGPLSDAKLTYVGIILSAVLQFVTLFFFIFNLYDEKKNRTNRCKDALMEFQELKRLKQQQAAKAVDGRVVEPIADSDGVKGLAMVETVGASGEDDDTDFVEPRIYSYLCGAVEVNVDVAVRNWRLIAYALIMTCGILAQVCVTVLGTRRQLLYACIAIALVFVVGAFVSLPLVIAKAAVFIYLNSLLYLQIPGALSNFYLAKPACLPDGPHFSYTFYQTVGALITDVGGVTGAVLFKYFFSKHRYAFVFIVTSLLQVLGSIFDLIIVKRWNLYIGIPDHALYILGDAIVYEICFVMSLMPAQILMSRLCPRGTETIAFALLAGFNSAGNSMSLAIGSLLIENFWPVSARIPCNFTNVPYLIITGHLCTPLLVVPLAFLLLPKARICDRIDIDGNVVPEDAEVTKGRQCSDLKPHTPVECEEQRPETKQQDAQAPKA